The candidate division KSB1 bacterium genome segment ATGCCTTTTTCGCCGCCGGAATATTTGACGCTGGTGAGGTCATGAATCGCAGACAAAAGTGGCGTGAAGAGGTCGGTGTCGTAATTCGAGTTTGTGCCATTTATGACAGCATGGACGCGTTCGAATCCCATGCCGGTGTCGACATGTTTTGCCGGCAGGTTATGAAGTTTGCTTTCTTTGTCGCGATTAAATTGAATAAAAACCAGGTTCCAGATTTCGATGTAGCGGGCGCATCCTGCGTTTACTTCACAAACATGATTTGGGTCGTCTTTTTTGTCGCACTTGCCTTCACCGAGATCGTAATGAATTTCAGAACAGGGCCCGCAAGGACCGATGTCGCCCATTTCCCAGAAGTTATCTTTTTTACCGAAGCGAAGCACCCTTTCTTTTGGAATGGGGGTTACTCCGGTCCAGAGTTTTTCAGCTTCTTCGTCCGGCTCTAAGCCGTCTTTTTCATCGCCCCCAAAAACCGTGGCCCAGATCCGTTCCTTTTCAAGTCCCCAAACTTTTGTAAGCAATTCCCAGGCCCACTCAATGGCTTCTTTTTTGAAGTAATCGCCAAACGACCAATTGCCCAGCATTTCAAAGAATGTATGGTGATACGTGTCGAAGCCGACGTCTTCCAAATCGTTGTGCTTGCCGCCAACCCGGATGCACTTTTGGGTGTCAGCCGCCCGTTTGTAGGTGCGCGTTTCCTGTCCCAAAAATACGTTTTTAAATTGATTCATACCCGCATTGATGAACAGCAAAGTCGGGTCGTCAAACGGTACGACAGGTGCGCTCGGCACGATTTCGTGATTTTTACTTTTAAAAAAATCTAAGAAGGAATTTCGGAGCTCTTGTGAATTCATCTACGACTACTTAAGAATGATTTTCAAAACAAAATTTAAGAAAGATTACTTATTTTCCTACATATCAGACTGAAATTTAACTTTTCATTTTTCCGCAATGACTTCTTTAACAATTTCCCAATCGAAGCCCCGCCGTAAAAGAAAATCATTCAGTCGTTTTTTCTGTTTGTTTTCATCCAAGTCCTTGTAGCGGTCTTTTCTACTTTCAACTAATTCTCTGGCAATTTCTTCCTGTCGTTTTGCGGAATAAGCCTCGGTTAAGGCTTTGTCAATGATTTCCGGTTTTAAGCCTTTTTGCCAAAGCTCCTGACGAAGAAGTCTTGCCCCCATCGGTTTTTTGACGATTCGGTTGCGAGCAAACGAAAAGGCAA includes the following:
- the alaS gene encoding alanine--tRNA ligase, yielding MNSQELRNSFLDFFKSKNHEIVPSAPVVPFDDPTLLFINAGMNQFKNVFLGQETRTYKRAADTQKCIRVGGKHNDLEDVGFDTYHHTFFEMLGNWSFGDYFKKEAIEWAWELLTKVWGLEKERIWATVFGGDEKDGLEPDEEAEKLWTGVTPIPKERVLRFGKKDNFWEMGDIGPCGPCSEIHYDLGEGKCDKKDDPNHVCEVNAGCARYIEIWNLVFIQFNRDKESKLHNLPAKHVDTGMGFERVHAVINGTNSNYDTDLFTPLLSAIHDLTSVKYSGGEKGMAHRVISDHIRALTFAIADGAMPSNEGRGYVLRRILRRAARFGRNLDMHEPFIYKLVPVLVDIMGDAFPELKEKHQFVSLVIKSEEESFNSTLDRGIEIFEKITADVEKSGQKEIPGKEAFRLYDTYGFPLDLTQLMARQKNFSVDEKGFENAMSEQRDRARKAGKWSHSADFDYQNWQELSQGE